A stretch of Labrus mixtus chromosome 7, fLabMix1.1, whole genome shotgun sequence DNA encodes these proteins:
- the rbm6 gene encoding RNA-binding protein 5 isoform X2, whose protein sequence is MWDGPGPRQGPRGGPPFRGDHRGEMFGNRDRPMPDYRGRDGMNMGPMGNMGPRHLDLPPMDMRRTDGPPMRGRDMDPRDMRGRESNRDFFRPGEEPDFSLQRNYDSSNRDKIMNSPGFPGPGRNSADMGGRGMPPRELNNRFMDMRDRDSFHYDTPQFNNPNMDGRRGFPQDRMERNDGFRDMHDRPPMGISDDDRYDMDLPPRERRMMDTDRRGGPPFNPRGGFDSDMDFRNRHGPSSEFRGRDRSPIRYGNNDVPPEGRGRSDMPSDVAGPQRSEFMGTEDKLGEREYPDSSGSPLMDYRCGEEMTLAEEWKNRRKDKNPFLNMGKGIGGLPEPSFPVGFGRDMNVRDPLPFQERDGPPVEFQGKDVGFPRGDHFAVRDLPTIGSKPPQDHPLSDMSPLLGPLGRENQRKPWLGERDPKHSQNKSNRDERPPYHKEKNQPLHNIQVPSDCFKGLKDIPLSQEPARGKIVPECDIQGSSTVQARDQDYRDIDYRTGSGRAFEYNPEELQTTEKLLKKPDPITLSKVSESGSQDQDYRSASLEEKVSNTISIIGIPKTATMEQILGAFAVRDGVPIQGMKIKNVVPGYSYDTAYVEFLNLEDAVHFMDSNKGSLKVGTRTSSMRYFHPDEHDRGVHESDHKVPQLPEPPLPRQDEPLDEMEIGLNGSKPKGPMEPLSNSQWQRSSDLTPEAWQQQVDQQLQQQETEQQAESWGNRNPPPNSPLKPKSVFKDSKTMILKNVKPTTSVETILKALDPFAYLDERNVRLVKAKQPGAKCFCFVDMDSHEQVTRLVELLTKPKPLYIDGVRVYAEVARPLKNQNFKRDLDNPNSSILGYPPEASMMGQQQYPPPPQYLMPPSGVPAGIQGDLMAGSIIPDMTSDPSMGQGLGYGETRAVDPSYQAGVPPVAPELSGVIVPVDGSHTYVYGSGTPDMTNYLYDSTSGFFYDPETTLYYDPGSRYFYNAQTQEYLYWEAVSKTYIPVPAGNAAEAQPLSMTAEDQAILSNPAADAPLEMKKSMLPPPAVAPPALVPPPVSEPVPVAAAVATAISAPEPVSTFTTAQEKKDEEELSKKDKDLKEDKPRSLAAVKIMKDMERWAKIQNRQKETVRAASPLLKGGFDDDRRQSKSADAGFAVFERKISGGEDLFKKPLAPPKKDEKSKRPMGSLGLLASDYAAGSDEEVEEDKEEAGRSSQGGQSEDKDSKLTDWKKMACLLCRRQFPNKDALIRHQQLSDLHKQNMEIHLKIKRSKKELEALENQEKELNAREPTKSPEQKRKKHHHQPPQHHNTWAGSSRDSKVSDRPGLGAEPAPRKKKEPVVWDHATYKQAVRKAMFARFKELE, encoded by the exons CTCGGGAACTAAACAACAGATTTATGGACATGAGAGACAGAGATTCCTTTCATTATGACACGCCACAGTTCAATAATCCCAACATGGATGGAAGAAGAGGGTTTCCCCAGGATCGAATGGAGCGAAATGATGGCTTTAGGGACATGCATGACAGGCCCCCAATGGGCATTAGTGACGATGATCGCTATGATATGGACTTACCTCCACGTGAAAGGAGAATGATGGACACTGATAGAAGAGGAGGGCCACCTTTCAACCCAAGAGGTGGATTTGATTCTGATATGGATTTTAGAAATCGGCATGGGCCATCATCTGAATTCAGAGGCAGGGATCGTTCTCCCATAAGATATGGAAACAATGATGTCCCTCCGGAGGGCAGGGGAAGATCAGACATGCCCTCAGATGTTGCAGGCCCTCAAAGATCAGAGTTTATGGGAACAGAAGACAagttgggagagagagaatatcCAGATTCAAGTGGCAGTCCCCTGATGGATTATCGATGTGGTGAAGAAATGACTCTTGCAGAGGAATGGAAGAACCGTAGGAAGGACAAGAACCCTTTCTTGAACATGGGTAAAGGTATTGGAGGTCTACCTGAGCCCAGCTTCCCTGTAGGTTTTGGAAGAGACATGAATGTGAGAGATCCACTGCCATTTCAGGAAAGAGATGGACCCCCTGTTGAGTTCCAAGGAAAAGATGTTGGATTTCCTCGTGGAGACCACTTTGCAGTTAGGGATCTGCCAACAATTGGCAGCAAACCTCCACAAGACCATCCACTTTCTGATATGAGTCCCCTTTTGGGCCCGCTTGGGAGAGAAAATCAGAGAAAACCATGGCTTGGAGAAAGAGATCCGAAGCATAGCCAGAATAAATCCAATCGTGATGAAAGGCCCCCTTACCATAAAGAGAAGAATCAGCCCCTACATAACATCCAGGTGCCAagtgattgttttaaaggacTCAAAGATATCCCACTTAGTCAAGAACCTGCCAGGGGAAAAATTGTACCAGAATGTGATATCCAAGGCAGCAGCACTGTACAGGCAAGAGACCAAGACTACAGGGACATAGATTACAGAACAGGGTCTGGAAGGGCTTTTGAATACAATCCTGAAGAGCTTCAAACGACAGAGAAACTCCTCAAAAAACCTGATCCCATCACTCTTTCAAAAGTTAGTGAGTCTGGTTCTCAG gATCAAGACTACAGGAGTGCATCATTGGAGGAAAAGGTGTCCAATACAATATCCATAATTGGTATTCCAAAGACTGCAACAATGGAGCAG ATTCTTGGTGCCTTTGCTGTCCGTGATGGTGTACCAATACAGGGgatgaagataaaaaatgtgGTGCCAG GTTACAGCTACGATACGGCCTATGTGGAGTTTTTAAACCTCGAGGATGCAGTCCACTTCATGGATTCCAACAAG GGATCTCTAAAGGTTGGCACTAGAACATCATCCATGAGGTACTTCCATCCAGATGAGCATGATAGAGGTGTTCAT GAGTCTGATCACAAAGTACCTCAACTCCCGGAGCCCCCACTACCCAGACAAGATGAACCTTTAGATGAGATGGAGATCGGCCTGAATGGGTCTAAACCTAAAGGCCCCATGGAGCCTTTGTCAAACAGTCAATGGCAGCGTAGCTCTGATCTTACACCAGAGGCCTGGCAGCAGCAGGTGGACCAACAGCTCCAACAGCAAGAAACTGAGCAGCAGGCAGAGTCATGGGGCAACCGTAACCCTCCTCCTAACTCGCCACTTAAACCTAAATCCGTCTTTAAAGACAGCAAAA CCATGATCCTAAAAAATGTGAAGCCCACCACGTCAGTAGAGACTATCCTGAAAGCCTTGGACCCCTTTGCATATCTGGATGAAAGAAATGTTCGTTTAGTCAAAGCCAAGCAACCAGGAGCCAAGTGCTTCTGCTTTGTGGACATGGACTCCCATGAG CAAGTGACACGTCTAGTCGAGCTCCTCACCAAACCCAAACCCCTCTACATTGATGGAGTCAGAGTTTATGCTGAGGTTGCAAGACCCCTTAAGAACCAAAA ttTCAAGAGAGACCTTGATAATCCAAACAGTTCCATCCTTGGATATCCACCTGAGGCCAGCATGATGGGG cagcagcagtatccCCCACCTCCACAGTACTTGATGCCACCCTCTGGTGTCCCTGCTGGAATTCAAG GTGATTTGATGGCTGGCAGCATTATTCCTGATATGACATCAGACCCCAGCATGGGACAG GGACTGGGCTACGGTGAGACTAGAGCTGTGGACCCGTCTTACCAGGCTGGTGTACCCCCTGTTGCCCCAGAATTATCTGGGGTGATTGTCCCTGTGGACGGATCACACACCTACGTTTATG GCTCTGGGACTCCTGACATGACCAACTACTTGTACGATTCCACATCAGGCTTCTTTTACGACCCTGAGACGACACTGTACTATGACCCCGGCTCAAGG TACTTCTACAATGCTCAAACCCAAGAGTACTTGTACTGGGAGGCTGTTTCAAAGACATACATCCCAGTTCCAGCAGGGAACGCTGCAGAGGCTCAACCTCTTTCCATGACAGCTGAGGACCAGGCCATTCTCTCCAACCCAGCAGCAGATGCTCCTCTGGAAATGAAGAAATCAATGCTGCCTCCACCTGCAGTAGCGCCTCCAGCATTAGTTCCTCCACCAGTTTCTGAACCCGTTCcggttgctgctgctgttgccacTGCCATCTCTGCACCAGAGCCTGTCTCGACATTCACAACAGCTCAAGAGaagaaagatgaggaggaacTTTCCAAAAAGGACAAAGACCTCAAAGAAGATAAGCCGAGAAGCCTTGCTGCTGTCAAG ATCATGAAAGATATGGAGCGCTGGGCAAAGATCCAGAATCGTCAAAAGGAAACTGTCCGCGCAGCATCACCACTACTGAAGGGTGGATTTGACGATGACAGGAGGCAATCAAAGTCTGCTGACGCTGGTTTTGCCGTCTTTGAAAGAAAG ATCTCAGGTGGAGAGGATCTTTTCAAGAAGCCTCTTGCTCCGCCCAAGAAAGATGAAAAGTCAAAG CGTCCAATGGGCTCTCTGGGTCTGCTGGCATCTGACTATGCAGCTGGAAGTGATGAAGAGGTGGAAGAAGATaaggaggaggcaggaaggagcAGCCAGGGAGGCCAGTCTGAAGACAAAGACAGTAAGCTGACAGACTGGAAAAAGATGGCCTGCCTGCTGTGTCGAAGACAGTTCCCCAACAAGGATGCTCTGATCCGCCACCAGCAGCTTTCAGATCTGCACAAA CAAAATATGGAGATTCACCTTAAGATCAAGAGGTCAAAGAAGGAGCTGGAGGCGTTGGAGAACCAGGAAAAAGAA CTAAATGCCAGAGAACCTACCAAGTCACcagaacagaaaaggaaaaaacaccATCACCAACCGCCGCAGCATCACAACACCTGGGCTGGAAGTTCCAG GGATAGTAAAGTCAGTGATAGACCTGGTTTAGGAGCCGAACCTGCCCCA aggaaaaagaaagagcctGTTGTTTGGGACCATGCCACCTACAAGCAAGCAGTACGGAAAGCCATGTTTGCACGCTTTAAGGAACTGGAGTAA
- the rbm6 gene encoding RNA-binding protein 5 isoform X1, whose product MWDGPGPRQGPRGGPPFRGDHRGEMFGNRDRPMPDYRGRDGMNMGPMGNMGPRHLDLPPMDMRRTDGPPMRGRDMDPRDMRGRESNRDFFRPGEEPDFSLQRNYDSSNRDKIMNSPGFPGPGRNSADMGGRGMPPRELNNRFMDMRDRDSFHYDTPQFNNPNMDGRRGFPQDRMERNDGFRDMHDRPPMGISDDDRYDMDLPPRERRMMDTDRRGGPPFNPRGGFDSDMDFRNRHGPSSEFRGRDRSPIRYGNNDVPPEGRGRSDMPSDVAGPQRSEFMGTEDKLGEREYPDSSGSPLMDYRCGEEMTLAEEWKNRRKDKNPFLNMGKGIGGLPEPSFPVGFGRDMNVRDPLPFQERDGPPVEFQGKDVGFPRGDHFAVRDLPTIGSKPPQDHPLSDMSPLLGPLGRENQRKPWLGERDPKHSQNKSNRDERPPYHKEKNQPLHNIQVPSDCFKGLKDIPLSQEPARGKIVPECDIQGSSTVQARDQDYRDIDYRTGSGRAFEYNPEELQTTEKLLKKPDPITLSKVSESGSQDQDYRSASLEEKVSNTISIIGIPKTATMEQILGAFAVRDGVPIQGMKIKNVVPGYSYDTAYVEFLNLEDAVHFMDSNKGSLKVGTRTSSMRYFHPDEHDRGVHESDHKVPQLPEPPLPRQDEPLDEMEIGLNGSKPKGPMEPLSNSQWQRSSDLTPEAWQQQVDQQLQQQETEQQAESWGNRNPPPNSPLKPKSVFKDSKTMILKNVKPTTSVETILKALDPFAYLDERNVRLVKAKQPGAKCFCFVDMDSHEQVTRLVELLTKPKPLYIDGVRVYAEVARPLKNQNFKRDLDNPNSSILGYPPEASMMGQQQYPPPPQYLMPPSGVPAGIQGDLMAGSIIPDMTSDPSMGQGLGYGETRAVDPSYQAGVPPVAPELSGVIVPVDGSHTYVYGSGTPDMTNYLYDSTSGFFYDPETTLYYDPGSRYFYNAQTQEYLYWEAVSKTYIPVPAGNAAEAQPLSMTAEDQAILSNPAADAPLEMKKSMLPPPAVAPPALVPPPVSEPVPVAAAVATAISAPEPVSTFTTAQEKKDEEELSKKDKDLKEDKPRSLAAVKIMKDMERWAKIQNRQKETVRAASPLLKGGFDDDRRQSKSADAGFAVFERKISGGEDLFKKPLAPPKKDEKSKRPMGSLGLLASDYAAGSDEEVEEDKEEAGRSSQGGQSEDKDSKLTDWKKMACLLCRRQFPNKDALIRHQQLSDLHKQNMEIHLKIKRSKKELEALENQEKELNAREPTKSPEQKRKKHHHQPPQHHNTWAGSSRDSKVSDRPGLGAEPAPQRKKKEPVVWDHATYKQAVRKAMFARFKELE is encoded by the exons CTCGGGAACTAAACAACAGATTTATGGACATGAGAGACAGAGATTCCTTTCATTATGACACGCCACAGTTCAATAATCCCAACATGGATGGAAGAAGAGGGTTTCCCCAGGATCGAATGGAGCGAAATGATGGCTTTAGGGACATGCATGACAGGCCCCCAATGGGCATTAGTGACGATGATCGCTATGATATGGACTTACCTCCACGTGAAAGGAGAATGATGGACACTGATAGAAGAGGAGGGCCACCTTTCAACCCAAGAGGTGGATTTGATTCTGATATGGATTTTAGAAATCGGCATGGGCCATCATCTGAATTCAGAGGCAGGGATCGTTCTCCCATAAGATATGGAAACAATGATGTCCCTCCGGAGGGCAGGGGAAGATCAGACATGCCCTCAGATGTTGCAGGCCCTCAAAGATCAGAGTTTATGGGAACAGAAGACAagttgggagagagagaatatcCAGATTCAAGTGGCAGTCCCCTGATGGATTATCGATGTGGTGAAGAAATGACTCTTGCAGAGGAATGGAAGAACCGTAGGAAGGACAAGAACCCTTTCTTGAACATGGGTAAAGGTATTGGAGGTCTACCTGAGCCCAGCTTCCCTGTAGGTTTTGGAAGAGACATGAATGTGAGAGATCCACTGCCATTTCAGGAAAGAGATGGACCCCCTGTTGAGTTCCAAGGAAAAGATGTTGGATTTCCTCGTGGAGACCACTTTGCAGTTAGGGATCTGCCAACAATTGGCAGCAAACCTCCACAAGACCATCCACTTTCTGATATGAGTCCCCTTTTGGGCCCGCTTGGGAGAGAAAATCAGAGAAAACCATGGCTTGGAGAAAGAGATCCGAAGCATAGCCAGAATAAATCCAATCGTGATGAAAGGCCCCCTTACCATAAAGAGAAGAATCAGCCCCTACATAACATCCAGGTGCCAagtgattgttttaaaggacTCAAAGATATCCCACTTAGTCAAGAACCTGCCAGGGGAAAAATTGTACCAGAATGTGATATCCAAGGCAGCAGCACTGTACAGGCAAGAGACCAAGACTACAGGGACATAGATTACAGAACAGGGTCTGGAAGGGCTTTTGAATACAATCCTGAAGAGCTTCAAACGACAGAGAAACTCCTCAAAAAACCTGATCCCATCACTCTTTCAAAAGTTAGTGAGTCTGGTTCTCAG gATCAAGACTACAGGAGTGCATCATTGGAGGAAAAGGTGTCCAATACAATATCCATAATTGGTATTCCAAAGACTGCAACAATGGAGCAG ATTCTTGGTGCCTTTGCTGTCCGTGATGGTGTACCAATACAGGGgatgaagataaaaaatgtgGTGCCAG GTTACAGCTACGATACGGCCTATGTGGAGTTTTTAAACCTCGAGGATGCAGTCCACTTCATGGATTCCAACAAG GGATCTCTAAAGGTTGGCACTAGAACATCATCCATGAGGTACTTCCATCCAGATGAGCATGATAGAGGTGTTCAT GAGTCTGATCACAAAGTACCTCAACTCCCGGAGCCCCCACTACCCAGACAAGATGAACCTTTAGATGAGATGGAGATCGGCCTGAATGGGTCTAAACCTAAAGGCCCCATGGAGCCTTTGTCAAACAGTCAATGGCAGCGTAGCTCTGATCTTACACCAGAGGCCTGGCAGCAGCAGGTGGACCAACAGCTCCAACAGCAAGAAACTGAGCAGCAGGCAGAGTCATGGGGCAACCGTAACCCTCCTCCTAACTCGCCACTTAAACCTAAATCCGTCTTTAAAGACAGCAAAA CCATGATCCTAAAAAATGTGAAGCCCACCACGTCAGTAGAGACTATCCTGAAAGCCTTGGACCCCTTTGCATATCTGGATGAAAGAAATGTTCGTTTAGTCAAAGCCAAGCAACCAGGAGCCAAGTGCTTCTGCTTTGTGGACATGGACTCCCATGAG CAAGTGACACGTCTAGTCGAGCTCCTCACCAAACCCAAACCCCTCTACATTGATGGAGTCAGAGTTTATGCTGAGGTTGCAAGACCCCTTAAGAACCAAAA ttTCAAGAGAGACCTTGATAATCCAAACAGTTCCATCCTTGGATATCCACCTGAGGCCAGCATGATGGGG cagcagcagtatccCCCACCTCCACAGTACTTGATGCCACCCTCTGGTGTCCCTGCTGGAATTCAAG GTGATTTGATGGCTGGCAGCATTATTCCTGATATGACATCAGACCCCAGCATGGGACAG GGACTGGGCTACGGTGAGACTAGAGCTGTGGACCCGTCTTACCAGGCTGGTGTACCCCCTGTTGCCCCAGAATTATCTGGGGTGATTGTCCCTGTGGACGGATCACACACCTACGTTTATG GCTCTGGGACTCCTGACATGACCAACTACTTGTACGATTCCACATCAGGCTTCTTTTACGACCCTGAGACGACACTGTACTATGACCCCGGCTCAAGG TACTTCTACAATGCTCAAACCCAAGAGTACTTGTACTGGGAGGCTGTTTCAAAGACATACATCCCAGTTCCAGCAGGGAACGCTGCAGAGGCTCAACCTCTTTCCATGACAGCTGAGGACCAGGCCATTCTCTCCAACCCAGCAGCAGATGCTCCTCTGGAAATGAAGAAATCAATGCTGCCTCCACCTGCAGTAGCGCCTCCAGCATTAGTTCCTCCACCAGTTTCTGAACCCGTTCcggttgctgctgctgttgccacTGCCATCTCTGCACCAGAGCCTGTCTCGACATTCACAACAGCTCAAGAGaagaaagatgaggaggaacTTTCCAAAAAGGACAAAGACCTCAAAGAAGATAAGCCGAGAAGCCTTGCTGCTGTCAAG ATCATGAAAGATATGGAGCGCTGGGCAAAGATCCAGAATCGTCAAAAGGAAACTGTCCGCGCAGCATCACCACTACTGAAGGGTGGATTTGACGATGACAGGAGGCAATCAAAGTCTGCTGACGCTGGTTTTGCCGTCTTTGAAAGAAAG ATCTCAGGTGGAGAGGATCTTTTCAAGAAGCCTCTTGCTCCGCCCAAGAAAGATGAAAAGTCAAAG CGTCCAATGGGCTCTCTGGGTCTGCTGGCATCTGACTATGCAGCTGGAAGTGATGAAGAGGTGGAAGAAGATaaggaggaggcaggaaggagcAGCCAGGGAGGCCAGTCTGAAGACAAAGACAGTAAGCTGACAGACTGGAAAAAGATGGCCTGCCTGCTGTGTCGAAGACAGTTCCCCAACAAGGATGCTCTGATCCGCCACCAGCAGCTTTCAGATCTGCACAAA CAAAATATGGAGATTCACCTTAAGATCAAGAGGTCAAAGAAGGAGCTGGAGGCGTTGGAGAACCAGGAAAAAGAA CTAAATGCCAGAGAACCTACCAAGTCACcagaacagaaaaggaaaaaacaccATCACCAACCGCCGCAGCATCACAACACCTGGGCTGGAAGTTCCAG GGATAGTAAAGTCAGTGATAGACCTGGTTTAGGAGCCGAACCTGCCCCA cagaggaaaaagaaagagcctGTTGTTTGGGACCATGCCACCTACAAGCAAGCAGTACGGAAAGCCATGTTTGCACGCTTTAAGGAACTGGAGTAA